One Deltaproteobacteria bacterium genomic window carries:
- a CDS encoding transglycosylase SLT domain-containing protein has translation MIRNKRFLFLALLFLILPQIAASASHDAAFREGWINLTEEKYAEARNSFRRIPPLVYDLGDYAIYFTGLSFAREGLRGEAASAFDDLSKKFPASPLRPYLAHALAYAAAVDNDLPAARIWFERSQGFASGNGGKAEEGFVAAFLLEADGPSAAAAEAHLENFAAHPAQEAASLSMVRLKSWRASGKWEGWSLPVSFYGKYAKSLSRAVEIEDAKSVYADALRKFPPSDDYYTVLLDYADLLRKAGDTAGSRALLDKAAPGAPPAFRNEARFLRARVDWKAGKLAEARAGFMAIAGEGSVRPGTAERAGYYAAWLAEEEGDGAAANEIYGALREAKDEPIRQEAIFRYAFGHYRGKLYDNAVALFAAGEKTGFSSVERARHAYWRAKALLDSGRKDEAEKSFASIAVDPGAGPYALFAARFSGRDPFAMFKAPSSGETGRCSEEKDQLWKRVRKADWSKADAEHIRRMDRLVHLGITEYAILEACCIDRKAIRNAIGLAEGGTAGLIRYLSGDLRGAIRETTNLPNDPSTVELIDRIQFPLAPDVIGDCDRKRSGMDPLLLHSIVRQESQFQPNALSPAGAIGLMQLMPRTAAEVARKEKMKKPKRKDLLKPKLNVTLGAAYLSRLVREYGGDYFRAVAAYNAGEAAVAKWWRNSGGDPALFLENVTYRETRFYLRRVFFNVLQYYSIYRPRMFARHFPIVPEEGQPTPGAASPPPNEGTIVVPQGRQPIPENGQPAVPPARPPS, from the coding sequence GTGATCCGAAACAAACGTTTCCTGTTTCTTGCGCTCCTGTTCCTGATACTTCCGCAGATCGCCGCCTCCGCTTCCCACGATGCAGCATTCCGCGAAGGATGGATCAATCTCACGGAAGAAAAGTACGCTGAAGCGAGGAATTCGTTCCGGCGCATCCCCCCACTGGTATACGACCTCGGCGACTACGCGATTTACTTCACCGGCCTCTCCTTCGCGAGGGAGGGTTTGCGCGGCGAGGCCGCGTCGGCATTCGACGATCTGTCGAAAAAGTTCCCCGCGTCGCCGCTGCGGCCGTACCTCGCCCACGCGCTCGCCTACGCTGCCGCGGTCGACAACGACCTTCCCGCTGCACGGATCTGGTTCGAGCGCTCGCAGGGATTCGCTTCCGGTAACGGCGGCAAGGCGGAGGAGGGATTCGTCGCCGCCTTTCTTCTCGAGGCGGACGGTCCCTCGGCGGCCGCAGCGGAAGCGCACCTCGAAAATTTCGCCGCGCACCCTGCCCAGGAGGCGGCTTCCCTCTCCATGGTGCGGCTGAAGTCCTGGCGGGCAAGCGGGAAGTGGGAAGGGTGGAGCCTGCCGGTATCCTTCTACGGAAAATACGCAAAAAGCCTTTCACGCGCAGTCGAGATCGAAGATGCGAAGTCGGTCTACGCGGACGCCCTTCGGAAATTCCCGCCGTCCGACGACTACTACACGGTGCTGCTCGATTATGCCGATCTTCTCCGAAAGGCGGGGGACACGGCGGGATCGAGGGCGCTGCTGGACAAGGCGGCCCCCGGGGCGCCGCCTGCTTTCCGGAACGAAGCGAGGTTTCTGCGGGCACGGGTCGACTGGAAGGCGGGAAAACTGGCGGAAGCGCGAGCCGGCTTCATGGCGATAGCGGGCGAGGGGAGCGTCCGGCCCGGAACCGCAGAGCGGGCGGGCTACTACGCGGCATGGCTCGCCGAAGAAGAGGGGGACGGGGCGGCGGCGAACGAAATCTACGGAGCGCTGCGGGAAGCGAAGGACGAGCCGATCCGCCAGGAGGCGATCTTCCGCTACGCTTTCGGACACTACCGGGGAAAACTGTACGATAACGCCGTCGCACTGTTCGCGGCGGGGGAGAAGACGGGCTTTTCCTCCGTGGAAAGGGCGAGGCATGCGTATTGGAGGGCGAAAGCGCTCCTCGATTCCGGGAGGAAGGACGAGGCGGAGAAGTCGTTCGCCTCGATCGCGGTCGACCCCGGTGCGGGGCCCTACGCGCTTTTCGCGGCGCGGTTTTCGGGGCGGGATCCTTTCGCCATGTTCAAGGCTCCGTCTTCCGGCGAGACGGGAAGGTGTTCCGAGGAAAAGGACCAGCTGTGGAAAAGGGTTCGGAAAGCCGATTGGTCGAAAGCGGACGCGGAGCATATCCGTCGGATGGATCGGCTTGTCCATCTTGGAATAACGGAATACGCCATCCTCGAAGCGTGCTGCATCGACCGCAAGGCGATACGGAATGCGATAGGGCTTGCGGAAGGAGGGACCGCGGGTCTGATCCGCTATCTGTCCGGAGATCTCCGGGGCGCCATCCGCGAGACCACGAACCTGCCGAACGACCCGTCGACCGTGGAACTGATCGACCGGATCCAGTTTCCGCTCGCGCCGGATGTCATAGGCGACTGCGACCGGAAACGCTCGGGAATGGATCCTCTGCTCCTTCATTCCATCGTGCGGCAGGAGTCCCAGTTCCAGCCCAATGCGCTTTCCCCGGCGGGGGCGATCGGCCTGATGCAGCTGATGCCTCGCACTGCCGCCGAAGTCGCACGCAAGGAGAAGATGAAGAAACCGAAGCGGAAGGACCTGCTGAAGCCGAAACTGAACGTCACGCTGGGTGCGGCGTACCTGTCGAGGCTGGTCCGCGAGTACGGCGGCGACTATTTTCGCGCGGTCGCCGCGTACAACGCAGGGGAGGCGGCGGTGGCCAAATGGTGGAGGAACTCCGGCGGAGACCCCGCGCTCTTCCTGGAAAACGTGACCTACCGCGAGACCCGCTTTTACCTTCGCAGGGTGTTCTTCAACGTTCTCCAATATTACTCGATATACAGGCCTCGGATGTTCGCACGTCACTTTCCCATCGTTCCCGAAGAAGGGCAGCCAACTCCCGGTGCCGCTTCGCCCCCACCGAACGAAGGGACGATCGTCGTACCCCAGGGGCGGCAGCCGATCCCCGAAAACGGGCAACCCGCCGTTCCGCCTGCCCGGCCGCCTTCCTGA
- a CDS encoding carbohydrate ABC transporter permease, producing MASARKLMGRGGLYTLVGAFAVFGAFPFYWMVIATFKRDHDLFNPVANPFIFNEPPTLDHLKLLLFDTHFITYLWNTFLVGSAVVVITLAAAVPAAYSLARWARGWGETLGIGIFLTYLVPPTILFIPLSRFASALGLQESLWSLILIYPTFTIPFCTWLLMGFFKTIPKDIEEQAMIDGLSRFGAMARVVLPLGISGILTVVVFAFTLSMHEFIYALTFISVSMKKTVSIGVPTELVRGDVFQWGPLMAGALIASIPVAVVYTFFLDRFIAGFTMGAVK from the coding sequence ATGGCGAGCGCAAGGAAGCTGATGGGCCGCGGAGGCCTCTACACTCTGGTGGGCGCGTTCGCGGTTTTCGGCGCGTTTCCGTTCTACTGGATGGTCATCGCGACGTTCAAGCGCGACCACGACCTGTTCAACCCGGTCGCCAATCCGTTCATATTCAACGAGCCCCCCACGCTGGACCACCTGAAGCTCCTGCTGTTCGATACGCACTTCATCACGTATCTCTGGAACACCTTCCTGGTCGGCTCGGCGGTCGTCGTGATCACCCTTGCGGCGGCAGTGCCGGCGGCGTACAGCCTGGCGAGATGGGCAAGGGGCTGGGGGGAAACGCTGGGCATCGGGATCTTCCTCACCTACCTCGTGCCCCCGACGATCCTGTTCATCCCCCTATCCCGGTTCGCATCGGCCCTGGGGCTGCAGGAATCGCTCTGGTCGCTCATACTCATCTACCCGACCTTCACGATCCCGTTCTGCACCTGGCTCCTCATGGGGTTTTTCAAGACGATTCCGAAGGATATCGAGGAACAGGCGATGATCGACGGTCTATCCCGGTTCGGGGCGATGGCGAGGGTCGTCCTGCCGCTTGGAATCTCGGGCATCCTGACTGTCGTCGTCTTCGCCTTCACGCTCTCCATGCACGAGTTCATCTACGCACTGACCTTCATTTCCGTATCGATGAAAAAAACGGTCTCCATAGGCGTCCCGACGGAATTGGTGCGCGGAGACGTGTTCCAGTGGGGGCCGCTCATGGCCGGGGCGCTCATCGCAAGCATACCGGTCGCGGTGGTCTACACCTTCTTCCTCGACAGGTTCATCGCAGGGTTCACCATGGGAGCCGTGAAGTAG
- a CDS encoding sugar ABC transporter permease has product MIAPAVLYVVAMIGLPFVIAILYSLSDITTGDPTLRIVGLRNFREILTDSIFLRSMKNTFYFAVISQVLVIVLSRVIATALMKEFRGKWLMRFLIMLPWTAPISLGTIGWLWMFDSIFSPFDWIFRTVGLLGKPDALMGPETNLYWLGVPWLAMLSVITVHVWRILPLATVIQLAGLSSIPKDLLEAAEVDGATPWRRTLEITIPLTMPIISIAFLFGLVFTFTDVTVVYVMTRGGPVHSTQVLSTWTFFKGIEGGDLAQGAAVSLFLFPVLAGIAALMLRMARKSEVV; this is encoded by the coding sequence ATGATCGCGCCCGCCGTCCTGTACGTCGTCGCGATGATCGGCCTTCCTTTCGTCATCGCGATTCTGTACAGCCTGAGCGACATCACCACGGGCGATCCCACGCTCCGGATCGTCGGCCTCAGAAATTTCCGCGAGATCCTGACCGACTCCATCTTCCTGCGCTCCATGAAGAACACCTTCTACTTCGCCGTCATTTCGCAGGTACTGGTCATCGTCCTCTCCCGAGTCATAGCGACCGCGCTGATGAAGGAGTTCCGCGGCAAATGGTTAATGCGCTTCCTTATCATGCTGCCGTGGACGGCGCCGATCTCGCTCGGAACCATCGGGTGGCTCTGGATGTTCGACTCGATCTTCAGCCCCTTCGACTGGATTTTCCGAACCGTGGGCCTGCTCGGCAAACCGGACGCCCTGATGGGGCCGGAAACCAACCTCTACTGGCTCGGTGTGCCGTGGCTGGCCATGCTTTCGGTGATCACCGTCCACGTCTGGAGGATCCTCCCGCTTGCGACTGTGATCCAGCTGGCGGGCCTGAGCTCCATTCCCAAGGACCTGCTCGAGGCGGCGGAAGTGGACGGCGCGACGCCGTGGCGCAGGACGCTTGAGATCACGATTCCGCTGACGATGCCCATCATCAGCATCGCGTTCCTGTTCGGACTGGTATTCACATTCACCGACGTCACCGTCGTTTACGTCATGACACGGGGCGGACCGGTGCACAGCACGCAGGTCCTTTCGACCTGGACGTTCTTCAAGGGGATCGAGGGTGGGGACCTTGCCCAGGGTGCGGCCGTTTCACTGTTCCTTTTCCCCGTCCTCGCCGGAATCGCGGCGCTGATGCTCCGCATGGCCCGCAAGAGCGAGGTGGTGTGA
- a CDS encoding ATP-binding cassette domain-containing protein has translation MARVEIRSVLKTFGEVRAVDSVDLDTVEGEFLVLLGPSGCGKTTLLRMIAGIEEPTAGDILIDEKVVTNLPPRLRNIAMVFQSYALYPHMSVYRNIAFPLRTRGVEKAAIRKKVEWAAGMFGIERLLERKPRELSGGERQRVALARAMVREPSVFLLDEPLSNLDAILRASAREELRQFQKRVGVTTIYVTHDQVEAMGLGDRIVVMNKGRIRQVGTPMDIYHWPADTFVATFVGSPPMNLIGEDHILTGFRPETFVPAELVPAKTDVVTYSFAVTWLEYLGAERLVYGNVGEKSHSRHVVSRLPGSMAVPIEAGRTYTFAVSRDHIRFFDRETGLRTQRSPA, from the coding sequence ATGGCAAGGGTGGAAATCCGGAGCGTCCTGAAAACGTTCGGAGAGGTCCGCGCGGTGGACAGCGTTGATCTCGATACGGTGGAGGGCGAATTCCTGGTCCTCCTGGGACCTTCGGGATGCGGCAAGACCACGCTGCTCCGCATGATCGCGGGGATCGAGGAGCCCACCGCGGGTGACATCCTCATCGACGAAAAGGTGGTCACGAACCTCCCCCCGAGGCTGCGGAACATAGCCATGGTGTTCCAGAGCTACGCACTCTATCCCCACATGTCCGTCTACAGGAACATCGCATTCCCCTTGCGCACGCGCGGCGTGGAAAAGGCGGCAATTCGGAAGAAGGTCGAATGGGCGGCGGGGATGTTCGGGATCGAGCGCCTGCTCGAGCGGAAACCCCGGGAACTGTCCGGCGGAGAGCGCCAGCGCGTAGCCCTCGCGCGGGCGATGGTGCGGGAGCCGAGCGTGTTCCTCCTCGACGAGCCCCTTTCCAACCTTGACGCCATACTGCGGGCATCCGCGCGGGAGGAGCTGCGGCAGTTCCAGAAGCGGGTCGGGGTCACGACCATTTACGTTACGCACGACCAGGTGGAGGCGATGGGCCTCGGGGACCGGATCGTCGTGATGAACAAGGGGAGGATCCGGCAGGTGGGGACTCCCATGGATATATACCATTGGCCCGCCGACACCTTCGTGGCGACATTCGTGGGTTCGCCGCCCATGAATCTCATCGGTGAAGACCACATATTGACGGGGTTCCGCCCGGAAACGTTCGTGCCGGCTGAGCTTGTGCCGGCAAAAACGGATGTCGTCACCTACTCCTTCGCGGTTACGTGGCTGGAGTACCTTGGAGCCGAACGGCTCGTCTACGGAAACGTCGGCGAGAAATCCCATTCCCGCCATGTCGTATCACGGCTTCCCGGCAGCATGGCCGTACCGATCGAAGCGGGACGGACATACACTTTCGCCGTATCCCGCGACCACATCCGGTTCTTCGACCGGGAGACCGGGCTGCGGACCCAAAGGAGCCCGGCATGA
- a CDS encoding carbohydrate ABC transporter substrate-binding protein, with product MAKSGRKGMTRREFVKAAGIGTIAMGVAPSIIIPGRSHAAGKELKILVWSHFVPRFDTQWFDNYVKVWGQANGVNVTLDHIGLAEIPSRTAAEVSAGKGHDLIEWISPPSQFEPSVHDLGDIVKEAEKRFGKMHPLCKRSSYNPNTKKFYSFVPGWTIDPGCYRKSLWAKAGKPNGPVKWEDLITYGGKIKKEQGIQLGIGLSQELDSNMAARALLWSYDTGTQDANENVIINNPKTVEATAYMARLYKEAMVPEVFSWTAVSNNQALIAGRAAYILNSISAYRSAQKEVPEIAKDIYFTPALKGPRGTGFSCEHVIYNYIVPKYSSNVDLAKQFLLDLVSNYDQAMYASELYNSPAFFDTPIRSGNRGYAAVKGAKKFRDLHNSWFSNDPFALPGEEKGKLAVLKDAEKWSTNMGHPGPASPAEGEVFATFILPNMLATAVRGTKPADAVAEAEKQVKKIFAKWREKGLVGGKS from the coding sequence ATGGCTAAATCGGGCAGGAAAGGCATGACCCGCAGGGAGTTCGTCAAGGCCGCCGGCATCGGGACCATCGCGATGGGTGTTGCGCCGTCGATCATCATCCCCGGCCGCAGCCACGCCGCCGGGAAAGAGCTGAAGATCCTCGTCTGGTCCCACTTCGTCCCCCGGTTCGATACCCAATGGTTCGACAACTACGTCAAGGTCTGGGGGCAGGCGAACGGCGTGAACGTGACACTGGACCACATCGGCCTCGCCGAGATCCCCTCGCGCACCGCCGCCGAAGTCTCCGCCGGCAAGGGACACGACCTGATCGAGTGGATCTCTCCCCCGTCCCAGTTCGAGCCGAGCGTGCACGACCTCGGGGATATCGTCAAGGAAGCGGAAAAGCGGTTCGGAAAGATGCATCCGCTGTGCAAGCGGAGCTCCTACAACCCGAACACGAAAAAATTCTACAGCTTCGTCCCCGGCTGGACGATCGACCCGGGCTGCTACCGGAAAAGCCTGTGGGCCAAGGCCGGAAAGCCGAACGGACCGGTGAAGTGGGAAGACCTGATCACGTACGGCGGCAAGATCAAGAAGGAACAGGGGATCCAGCTCGGGATCGGCCTTTCCCAGGAACTCGACTCGAACATGGCGGCCAGGGCGCTCCTGTGGTCCTACGACACCGGGACCCAGGACGCGAACGAAAACGTCATCATCAACAATCCGAAGACGGTCGAGGCAACGGCATACATGGCGCGGTTGTACAAGGAGGCCATGGTCCCCGAGGTCTTCTCGTGGACCGCAGTCTCCAACAACCAGGCCCTGATCGCCGGAAGGGCGGCGTACATCCTCAATTCCATCTCCGCCTACCGCTCCGCGCAGAAGGAAGTTCCCGAGATCGCGAAGGACATCTACTTCACTCCTGCGCTCAAGGGCCCGAGGGGCACGGGTTTCAGCTGCGAGCACGTGATCTATAACTACATAGTCCCCAAGTATTCCTCGAACGTCGACCTTGCGAAGCAGTTCCTCCTCGACCTGGTGTCGAACTACGACCAGGCCATGTACGCGAGCGAGCTCTACAACTCGCCCGCCTTCTTCGATACGCCGATCCGGTCCGGAAACCGGGGGTACGCCGCGGTCAAGGGCGCGAAGAAGTTCCGTGACCTTCACAACTCCTGGTTCAGCAACGATCCCTTCGCGCTCCCAGGCGAGGAGAAGGGAAAGCTCGCGGTGCTCAAGGACGCGGAGAAGTGGAGCACCAACATGGGGCATCCGGGTCCCGCAAGCCCGGCGGAAGGCGAGGTCTTCGCCACCTTCATCCTTCCGAACATGCTGGCGACCGCGGTGCGCGGGACGAAACCCGCCGATGCGGTGGCGGAAGCCGAAAAACAGGTGAAGAAGATCTTCGCGAAATGGCGGGAAAAGGGCCTCGTCGGCGGGAAGTCCTGA
- a CDS encoding ABC transporter permease, whose protein sequence is MSDPGAASNGRVIARFLRHRGAAAGLVVTAAFLLAALLAPWLSPFDPNAQDLESGLSGASAAHWLGQDKLGRDLLSRLLHGSRISVAVGLGTVAVSLSIGLLAGSASGFFGGRTDHLFMRICDVLMAFPGILLAIGMTAAMGPSLRNVLIALSLLGWVGYARLIRAQVMKVKEMEFVESARAAGSPPARILLFHVLPNAFSPILVEATFGISRAIVAEAGLSFLGLGVAPPAPSWGAMIAEGRHFLFVAPHIAAVPGVAIMVAVMAFNLVGDGLRDAFDVREEIR, encoded by the coding sequence ATGAGTGACCCCGGCGCCGCTTCGAACGGAAGGGTAATAGCGCGGTTCCTGCGGCACCGGGGGGCGGCGGCCGGCCTTGTCGTCACGGCCGCGTTTCTCCTCGCCGCCCTGTTAGCGCCCTGGCTCTCCCCGTTCGACCCCAACGCCCAGGACCTCGAGTCGGGGCTGTCGGGCGCCTCCGCCGCCCACTGGCTGGGCCAGGACAAACTGGGCAGGGACCTGCTCTCGCGGCTTCTTCACGGCTCGCGCATCTCGGTCGCCGTCGGTCTCGGTACGGTCGCCGTCTCCCTTTCGATCGGACTCCTCGCCGGCTCCGCGTCCGGTTTCTTCGGCGGCCGCACGGACCACCTGTTCATGAGGATCTGCGACGTGCTGATGGCGTTCCCCGGAATCCTGCTCGCGATCGGGATGACCGCGGCCATGGGCCCCTCCCTGCGGAACGTGCTGATCGCGCTGTCGCTCCTCGGATGGGTCGGTTACGCAAGGCTCATCCGCGCGCAGGTCATGAAGGTCAAGGAGATGGAATTCGTGGAGTCTGCACGCGCGGCCGGGAGCCCTCCGGCCCGTATCCTGCTGTTCCATGTTCTTCCCAACGCGTTCTCCCCGATCCTCGTGGAAGCGACGTTCGGCATATCAAGGGCCATAGTGGCGGAAGCGGGATTGAGCTTCCTGGGGCTCGGCGTCGCGCCGCCGGCTCCTTCCTGGGGGGCCATGATCGCGGAGGGGAGGCACTTCCTCTTCGTCGCCCCTCACATCGCCGCAGTCCCCGGCGTCGCCATCATGGTCGCGGTGATGGCGTTCAATCTCGTCGGCGACGGACTGCGGGACGCATTCGACGTGCGCGAGGAAATTCGCTGA
- a CDS encoding ABC transporter permease → MRRYILARTAQLVPVVFGVVTIVFLLIHLIPGDPVEIMLGESAVAAQKEELRRDLKLDLPIAEQYAEFLKGLARGDLGLSFRSREPVAREILSRFPATLLLAAASLLVAILVAFPLGVLSALRPRSWVDHISALLAMLGLSMPNFWLGPLLILVFSIQLGLLPVSGFGTALHLVLPALTMGSGMAAILMRLMRSSLLEEIRREYVRTAAAKGLSLRGAVLRHALKNSSIPVITVLGLQFGALLAGSIITETIFSWPGIGRLTVQAIDARDYPLVQGCVLFIALCTVFVNLVTDLLYSRLDPRIRYE, encoded by the coding sequence GTGAGACGCTATATCCTTGCGCGCACGGCACAGCTCGTGCCTGTCGTTTTCGGGGTCGTGACGATAGTCTTCCTCCTCATACACCTCATCCCCGGGGATCCCGTGGAGATCATGCTCGGGGAAAGCGCCGTCGCCGCGCAGAAGGAAGAATTGCGCAGGGACCTGAAGCTCGATCTGCCCATTGCCGAGCAATACGCGGAATTCCTGAAAGGTTTGGCAAGGGGAGACCTGGGCCTGTCCTTCCGGAGCCGCGAGCCTGTGGCCCGCGAAATTCTCTCCCGCTTCCCCGCCACCCTGCTACTGGCGGCGGCGTCGCTCCTCGTGGCGATACTAGTCGCCTTTCCGCTGGGCGTCCTCTCGGCCTTGCGCCCCCGTTCGTGGGTGGACCATATTTCGGCGCTCCTCGCCATGCTGGGGCTATCGATGCCCAACTTCTGGCTCGGACCGCTGCTGATCCTCGTCTTTTCCATTCAGTTGGGGCTCCTCCCGGTCTCGGGCTTCGGCACCGCGTTGCACCTGGTCCTTCCCGCGCTCACGATGGGATCGGGGATGGCCGCGATCCTCATGCGCCTGATGCGTTCCTCGCTCCTTGAAGAGATACGCCGGGAGTACGTCCGCACAGCCGCCGCGAAGGGACTTTCCTTGAGGGGCGCGGTATTGCGCCATGCTCTCAAGAACTCGTCGATTCCGGTGATCACGGTTCTCGGTCTCCAGTTCGGAGCCTTGCTCGCAGGCAGCATAATCACCGAGACGATCTTCTCCTGGCCGGGAATCGGGCGTCTTACCGTCCAGGCCATCGACGCGCGCGATTACCCGCTCGTCCAGGGATGCGTCCTCTTCATCGCGCTGTGCACCGTGTTCGTGAACCTTGTGACCGACCTCCTCTACTCGCGGCTGGACCCCCGGATCCGGTATGAGTGA
- a CDS encoding ABC transporter substrate-binding protein, with product MKGAGKNFSPRYLPAAAAAVLAACLLFARCAPKLPMDEGTLVIALPGAPVSIDPRLATDAYGEQILQMTHAYLVRRDAAGNPVPDLAEEWEEKSPLEIVFRLRKGARFHGGREVNSADVRYTYEWILDPKNLSPHRSTYGMISGIDTPDSRTVVFRLKEPFAPFLAGMARGIVPVGFGARGYNPVPGAGPYKVDDFRPDEAISLSRHEGYYGRPPAIPKVVVKFLPDSNVRFLELKKGSVNFVLNGVDPDLLPSALKSPNLAMEETAGSNVSYLGFNLADPVLSDVRVRRAIALSIDRESIVRAILKGHADMADSILAPGFWARADDLPRLRYDPAEAKRLLDSAGYRDPDGPGPKRRFALAYKTSQNELRRRIAAVIQEQLRQVGISVEVQSLEWGAFFSDIKKGNFQLYSLTWVGISDPDIFHYAFHSSQTPPDGANRGRYANPEIDRLLMAGRREQSRAKRKAIYRGVQEILSRDLPVFPLWANRNILVRDRRLSGFTLTPDEDYSSVKDMHIEGRGRPASGKAAP from the coding sequence GTGAAAGGCGCCGGGAAAAACTTTTCCCCACGATACCTGCCCGCGGCGGCAGCCGCTGTCCTGGCCGCATGTCTCCTCTTCGCCCGCTGCGCGCCGAAGCTTCCCATGGACGAAGGAACGCTGGTCATCGCCCTTCCCGGGGCGCCGGTGAGCATCGACCCGCGCCTTGCCACGGACGCCTACGGCGAGCAGATCCTGCAGATGACGCACGCATACCTCGTACGGCGGGATGCGGCCGGGAACCCCGTCCCCGACCTTGCGGAAGAATGGGAGGAGAAATCCCCCCTGGAAATCGTCTTCAGGCTGCGCAAGGGAGCGCGCTTCCACGGCGGCAGGGAAGTCAATTCAGCGGACGTCCGTTACACGTACGAGTGGATTCTCGACCCGAAAAACCTGTCTCCGCACAGATCGACTTACGGCATGATCTCCGGAATCGATACACCGGATTCCCGGACCGTCGTCTTCCGCCTGAAGGAGCCGTTCGCCCCGTTTCTCGCCGGGATGGCGCGCGGGATCGTCCCGGTCGGATTCGGGGCGCGAGGATACAACCCGGTCCCCGGCGCCGGGCCGTATAAAGTAGACGACTTCCGCCCGGACGAGGCGATTTCCCTCTCCCGGCACGAGGGGTATTACGGCCGCCCTCCCGCTATCCCGAAGGTCGTCGTGAAGTTCCTGCCCGACAGCAACGTCCGGTTCCTGGAATTGAAAAAAGGTAGCGTCAACTTCGTACTGAACGGAGTGGACCCGGACCTGCTCCCGTCCGCCCTGAAATCCCCTAACCTGGCGATGGAAGAAACAGCAGGGAGCAACGTCTCCTATCTCGGGTTCAACCTGGCGGACCCTGTCCTGTCGGACGTCCGGGTGCGCCGCGCCATAGCTCTTTCAATAGACCGTGAGTCGATCGTGCGAGCGATCTTGAAGGGACATGCCGACATGGCCGACTCGATTCTCGCACCGGGCTTCTGGGCCCGCGCGGATGACCTCCCGCGTCTGCGATACGACCCTGCGGAGGCCAAACGGCTCCTTGATTCCGCCGGGTACCGCGACCCGGACGGGCCCGGGCCGAAGCGGCGGTTCGCACTGGCCTATAAAACCTCGCAAAACGAGCTTCGCCGCAGGATCGCCGCCGTCATCCAGGAGCAGCTGCGGCAGGTGGGCATCTCGGTGGAGGTTCAGTCCCTCGAGTGGGGGGCCTTCTTCTCCGACATCAAAAAAGGAAACTTCCAGCTCTACAGCCTTACGTGGGTGGGGATTTCAGATCCCGACATTTTCCATTACGCCTTCCATTCCTCGCAGACGCCTCCCGATGGCGCGAACCGCGGCCGGTATGCGAACCCCGAAATCGACCGCCTGCTCATGGCGGGGCGCCGGGAGCAGTCGCGGGCAAAAAGAAAGGCGATCTACCGCGGAGTCCAGGAAATCCTTTCCCGCGACCTGCCGGTGTTCCCCCTCTGGGCAAACCGCAACATCCTGGTTCGGGATCGACGCCTTTCAGGCTTCACCCTCACGCCCGACGAAGACTACTCGTCGGTGAAGGACATGCATATCGAGGGGCGGGGACGCCCCGCGTCCGGAAAAGCTGCGCCGTGA